One Niabella beijingensis DNA window includes the following coding sequences:
- a CDS encoding voltage-gated chloride channel family protein: protein MYQFKTEQGKIFYQLSHWTIRLVPLSFVVGSLVALFLWLLDWATHTRWQHLWLLFLLPLAGIFIWLLYRYFGKDAEAGNNLIMDEIHEPGGGVPARMTPLVLAGTIITHLFGGSAGREGTAVQMGGSIADLFAKWYRISREERSILLMCGMAAGFGAVFGTPVAGALFAMEVLFIGSMRYNALIPCLISSVLAHIVCTSYGISHTHYTISTQLSQTVTTWIPGFSFDLFLLLKVIAAGIAFGLAGMAFARCTHLLKQAWVKLVPVKWLIPVAGAVLIIGGSYALGNFDYLGLGVVNPRGHNSIVSAFSAGGVDTWSWLWKLLFTAVTLSAGFKGGEVTPLFFIGAALGNTIAVLTGAPPDLFAGLGFIAVFAAATNTPIACMVMGVELFGGENVLYFAVACFTAYYFSGHSGIYGAQRIAVPKTHKRRSV from the coding sequence ATGTATCAGTTTAAAACAGAACAGGGAAAAATCTTTTACCAGCTCTCCCACTGGACCATTCGTCTTGTACCCCTTTCTTTTGTTGTAGGATCACTGGTGGCATTGTTCTTATGGCTGCTGGATTGGGCCACGCATACCCGGTGGCAGCATTTATGGCTGCTTTTCCTGTTGCCCCTGGCCGGGATCTTTATCTGGCTGTTGTACCGTTATTTTGGAAAAGATGCAGAAGCCGGCAATAATCTTATCATGGATGAGATCCATGAGCCGGGAGGAGGTGTGCCTGCCCGGATGACCCCGCTGGTGCTGGCCGGCACGATCATTACCCATCTGTTTGGAGGCTCCGCCGGCAGAGAGGGCACCGCAGTGCAGATGGGGGGCAGTATTGCCGATCTTTTTGCAAAATGGTACCGGATCAGCAGGGAGGAGCGCAGCATACTACTGATGTGCGGAATGGCTGCGGGCTTTGGGGCTGTGTTTGGTACCCCGGTAGCCGGTGCGTTATTTGCCATGGAAGTGCTGTTCATCGGCAGCATGAGATACAATGCACTTATTCCCTGTCTTATTTCCAGTGTCCTGGCCCATATTGTTTGTACCAGTTATGGCATCAGTCATACGCATTACACCATCAGTACACAGCTTTCCCAAACAGTAACCACCTGGATCCCCGGTTTTTCCTTTGACCTGTTCCTTTTATTAAAGGTAATCGCTGCTGGTATTGCCTTCGGACTGGCGGGTATGGCATTTGCCCGTTGTACGCATTTATTAAAACAGGCCTGGGTAAAACTGGTCCCCGTGAAATGGCTGATCCCTGTAGCAGGAGCGGTGCTCATTATAGGCGGCAGTTATGCACTTGGTAATTTTGATTACCTGGGCCTGGGAGTGGTGAATCCCCGGGGGCACAACAGCATTGTAAGCGCTTTTTCTGCGGGTGGAGTGGATACCTGGAGCTGGCTGTGGAAGCTGTTGTTCACAGCTGTTACATTGAGCGCGGGCTTTAAAGGTGGTGAAGTAACGCCGTTGTTCTTCATTGGCGCAGCATTAGGAAATACCATCGCCGTACTGACCGGGGCACCGCCGGATCTTTTTGCAGGTCTTGGTTTTATTGCTGTCTTTGCTGCTGCTACCAATACGCCCATCGCCTGTATGGTAATGGGCGTGGAATTATTTGGCGGAGAGAATGTCCTGTATTTTGCAGTGGCTTGTTTTACGGCCTACTATTTTAGCGGGCACTCCGGCATTTACGGAGCCCAACGTATCGCTGTCCCGAAAACACATAAAAGGAGAAGTGTTTAA
- a CDS encoding SDR family oxidoreductase: MTQKDLKGKVVLIAGGGKNLGGLLSRDFAKTGARLAIHYNSEASKADSEKTLEAVQAAGAEGFLFQADLTKVGEITRLFDATIEQFGGIDIAVNTVGMVLKKPFVETTEAEYDTMFNINSKVAYFFIQEAGKKLNDHGKICTIVTSLLAAYTGLYSTYAGAKAPVEHFTRMASKEFGGRGISVTAVAPGPMDTPFFYGQESPDAVAYHKSASALGGLTDIKDIAPLVEFLVTDGWWITGQTIFANGGYTTR, translated from the coding sequence ATGACACAAAAAGATTTAAAAGGGAAAGTAGTGCTGATCGCTGGTGGCGGAAAAAACCTGGGAGGACTGCTCAGTCGTGATTTTGCAAAAACGGGCGCCCGTCTGGCGATCCATTATAACAGTGAAGCTTCAAAAGCCGACAGTGAAAAAACGCTGGAAGCCGTGCAGGCGGCAGGGGCTGAGGGGTTTCTGTTCCAGGCCGATCTTACAAAAGTGGGCGAGATCACCCGCTTGTTTGATGCAACGATAGAGCAGTTTGGTGGTATTGATATTGCTGTTAATACCGTGGGTATGGTACTGAAAAAACCATTCGTCGAAACCACGGAAGCGGAGTACGACACCATGTTCAATATTAATTCGAAAGTCGCTTATTTCTTTATCCAGGAAGCCGGAAAGAAGCTGAATGACCACGGGAAGATCTGCACCATTGTAACCTCGCTGCTGGCGGCTTATACCGGCTTGTATTCCACTTATGCCGGAGCAAAGGCGCCGGTAGAACATTTTACCCGTATGGCTTCAAAAGAATTTGGCGGGCGCGGGATCTCTGTTACGGCCGTTGCACCCGGACCGATGGACACACCGTTCTTCTATGGCCAGGAATCACCGGATGCCGTGGCCTATCATAAATCCGCTTCCGCACTAGGAGGTTTAACCGATATCAAAGATATTGCACCGCTGGTGGAGTTTCTTGTAACGGACGGATGGTGGATCACAGGGCAGACCATTTTTGCAAATGGCGGATATACCACGCGCTGA
- a CDS encoding helix-turn-helix domain-containing protein, with protein sequence MRTKQTTVKRGDEITERYFRLLDEHLQQVINGDAPAMLQLSEIAALLFVSHRHLTDTVQKTTGNHPCHFYDLKIVEQAQKMLRETELSVAAIALKLTYDPSNFSKFFRKFTGMTPGAYRGQHQDKKPKSSP encoded by the coding sequence ATGAGAACGAAACAAACAACTGTAAAACGTGGAGATGAAATTACAGAACGATATTTCCGGCTGCTGGATGAACACCTGCAGCAGGTAATAAACGGAGATGCTCCGGCGATGCTGCAGCTTTCAGAGATCGCTGCCCTGCTTTTTGTATCGCACCGGCATCTTACGGATACGGTTCAGAAAACAACCGGCAATCACCCCTGTCATTTTTATGACTTAAAGATCGTAGAGCAGGCACAAAAAATGCTGCGCGAGACGGAACTGTCCGTGGCCGCCATTGCACTGAAACTTACCTATGACCCTTCTAATTTTTCAAAATTCTTCCGGAAATTTACCGGTATGACCCCGGGCGCCTACCGTGGGCAACATCAGGATAAAAAACCGAAAAGTTCACCATAA
- a CDS encoding universal stress protein → MKRFLVVTDFSDAAGHAVDYACNLANRLNAAHLFILNTYESVPIYDSGEAGSLALSMQEADALEEGRNEELQLLKDRIRNRLKPSTGLTTMIINDALAPAVNQVCEDEDVDIVIMGFKPKDDLETFLVGDNVQRGVDKIRYPVLLVPRDASISIPDNIILASDFKEPLSKSIQVKLHKFLERFNARVTAVHRCLKNELNEKESRLANELQLELQDYHFRLHLANNAEDLPTIVNDYAKKDNASLIISIHKMRSFLAGLFHKSVTKSLAWRSEVPVLVLHME, encoded by the coding sequence ATGAAACGATTTTTGGTGGTCACCGATTTTTCTGATGCCGCAGGTCATGCAGTCGATTATGCCTGTAACCTTGCCAACCGGCTAAACGCAGCACACCTGTTCATATTGAACACCTACGAAAGCGTGCCGATCTATGATTCGGGCGAGGCCGGCTCACTTGCGCTGAGCATGCAGGAAGCCGATGCGCTGGAGGAAGGGCGGAATGAAGAACTGCAATTGCTCAAAGACCGGATCCGCAACCGGTTAAAGCCATCAACAGGGCTCACCACGATGATCATCAATGATGCACTGGCGCCTGCCGTCAACCAGGTTTGTGAAGACGAGGACGTTGATATCGTGATCATGGGTTTTAAACCAAAGGACGACCTGGAAACCTTTCTTGTAGGAGATAATGTACAAAGAGGCGTGGATAAGATCCGCTACCCGGTATTGCTGGTACCCAGGGATGCCTCCATTTCGATACCGGACAATATAATACTGGCCTCCGATTTTAAGGAGCCGCTCAGCAAATCGATACAGGTAAAGCTTCATAAATTTCTTGAGCGATTCAATGCGCGGGTAACAGCGGTACACCGGTGTCTGAAGAATGAGCTCAATGAAAAAGAAAGCAGACTGGCAAATGAACTGCAACTGGAACTACAGGATTATCATTTCCGGCTGCACCTGGCAAATAATGCAGAGGATCTGCCAACGATTGTAAATGATTATGCTAAAAAGGACAATGCATCCCTGATCATCTCCATTCATAAAATGCGCAGCTTCCTGGCCGGTTTGTTTCATAAAAGCGTCACCAAAAGCCTGGCATGGCGCAGTGAGGTTCCGGTACTGGTGCTGCATATGGAGTAA
- the rmuC gene encoding DNA recombination protein RmuC codes for MESLYLLSGIIIGAAIGYLVARKLLAAALIPRSVAEELQKKIGLLEQSNASRLSREEIQQQYVSREAAELLQENIRVLQEELKDEKWAVHQHQKELLNLTREAEQKFSKGEVEERDRQILQLNSELVTLKEKEAGLKEKLELFATELEKLHQFSHERFKTLAADVLEEKKKTFLDENKKELSTILEPLRTNLDQFREKVEATRKEDIQELTSLKKEIELLQQLNVQLSDDAKNLATALKSEVKMQGNWGEDRLNMILEAEGLQQYIDYTREEVYRDAAEENIRRPDFVLKLPNGKHIIIDSKVSLTAYVNYFNAADLKTKQEQLRLHIRSVTDHIEKLADKNYQTLAGLNTPDYVFLFMPVESALTLALNQHPDLFEQALKRKIVLITPTTLVATLKVVKLLWQKENQVKNVEEIFRQCGELYNKFVLFLEEMDRVEGALTQASRAHRDAMNHLKEGTKKGNTIIGRFERIRNLEAKVSKQIPGKYLTGLELLPDDDGGQNPGSQKDAEASDQDSRI; via the coding sequence ATGGAAAGTTTATACCTGCTCTCTGGAATCATCATTGGAGCTGCTATCGGTTACCTGGTAGCGCGGAAGCTGCTTGCTGCGGCTTTAATACCGCGATCAGTTGCGGAAGAATTACAAAAAAAGATCGGCCTGCTGGAGCAATCCAACGCATCCCGCTTATCGCGGGAGGAAATACAGCAGCAGTATGTCTCCCGTGAGGCTGCGGAGCTGTTGCAGGAAAATATACGTGTATTGCAGGAAGAGCTGAAAGATGAAAAATGGGCTGTGCACCAACACCAGAAGGAATTGCTGAACCTGACCCGGGAGGCAGAACAGAAATTTTCCAAAGGAGAAGTAGAGGAACGCGACCGGCAGATCCTGCAGCTGAACAGCGAGCTGGTGACGCTAAAAGAAAAAGAGGCAGGACTGAAGGAAAAGCTGGAACTGTTTGCTACAGAACTCGAAAAACTGCACCAGTTCTCACATGAGCGGTTTAAAACACTGGCTGCCGATGTACTGGAAGAAAAGAAGAAAACATTTCTTGATGAAAATAAAAAGGAACTGAGCACCATCCTGGAGCCGCTGAGAACAAACCTCGACCAGTTCCGCGAAAAAGTGGAAGCAACCCGTAAGGAAGATATACAGGAACTGACCTCTCTGAAAAAAGAGATCGAGTTATTACAACAGCTGAATGTACAGCTCAGTGATGACGCCAAAAATCTTGCTACAGCGCTGAAGTCGGAAGTAAAGATGCAGGGCAACTGGGGAGAGGACCGGCTCAATATGATACTGGAGGCAGAAGGGCTGCAGCAATACATTGATTATACCCGGGAGGAAGTATACCGGGATGCGGCAGAGGAAAACATACGGCGTCCTGATTTTGTACTGAAACTGCCTAATGGCAAACATATCATCATCGACAGTAAGGTGTCGCTCACTGCCTATGTGAATTATTTTAATGCAGCAGATCTGAAAACAAAACAGGAGCAGCTCCGGCTGCATATCCGGAGTGTGACGGATCATATCGAAAAGCTGGCGGATAAGAATTACCAGACGTTGGCAGGACTGAACACACCGGATTATGTGTTTCTTTTTATGCCGGTAGAATCCGCATTAACACTGGCCCTCAACCAGCATCCCGACCTTTTTGAACAGGCATTGAAGAGGAAGATCGTACTGATCACTCCCACAACGCTGGTGGCAACGCTGAAAGTGGTGAAACTGCTCTGGCAGAAAGAGAACCAGGTGAAGAACGTGGAAGAGATCTTTCGTCAGTGCGGGGAACTCTATAATAAATTTGTGCTGTTCCTGGAGGAAATGGACCGGGTGGAGGGTGCGCTGACACAGGCTTCCAGAGCCCATCGCGATGCCATGAATCATTTAAAGGAGGGGACAAAAAAAGGCAATACGATCATCGGCCGTTTCGAACGCATCCGGAACCTGGAGGCAAAGGTGAGCAAGCAGATCCCCGGAAAATACCTGACCGGGCTGGAACTGTTACCGGATGATGATGGAGGACAGAACCCCGGTTCTCAAAAGGATGCAGAAGCGTCAGACCAGGATTCCCGCATATGA
- a CDS encoding LytR/AlgR family response regulator transcription factor, with translation MIHCIVVDDEPLARNILVQHLSRFPDWKLVRECINATEAWKALQEESVEVLFLDIQMPGVSGLELLRSLKQPPVVIMTTAYSHYAVEGFELRVADYLLKPVTFGRFTQAVARAQELLSAPVVTIQEQPAATAPMVSDHLFLKVDNRHMRLDFDALLYLEAQRDFTKIFLQDKTLLAGLHLKLLENMLPAVLFMRVHRSYIVNKSKVTGIEGNRILLQKKEVPIGTHYKEAFFRWMGL, from the coding sequence ATGATCCATTGTATCGTAGTAGATGATGAACCGCTGGCCAGGAACATTCTGGTACAGCACCTGTCCCGTTTCCCCGACTGGAAGTTGGTGCGCGAATGCATCAATGCCACGGAAGCCTGGAAGGCATTACAGGAGGAGTCCGTTGAGGTACTCTTCCTGGATATACAAATGCCGGGTGTTAGCGGACTGGAACTGCTGCGATCCCTGAAACAGCCGCCGGTAGTCATCATGACCACTGCCTACAGCCATTATGCTGTGGAGGGTTTTGAACTCCGGGTGGCGGATTATCTGCTGAAGCCGGTCACATTCGGGCGCTTTACCCAGGCCGTTGCCAGGGCGCAGGAACTATTGTCTGCACCGGTGGTTACCATACAGGAGCAACCTGCTGCCACTGCACCGATGGTGTCAGATCACCTGTTTTTAAAGGTAGACAACCGGCATATGCGGCTGGACTTTGATGCCTTGCTGTATCTTGAAGCACAGCGCGATTTTACAAAGATCTTTTTGCAGGATAAAACCCTGCTGGCAGGCCTCCATCTGAAACTGCTGGAGAACATGCTGCCTGCTGTATTGTTTATGCGGGTGCACCGTTCCTATATCGTCAATAAAAGCAAGGTGACCGGTATTGAAGGCAACCGCATTCTGCTGCAAAAGAAAGAGGTGCCCATCGGAACACATTACAAAGAGGCTTTTTTTCGCTGGATGGGACTTTGA
- a CDS encoding menaquinone biosynthesis decarboxylase encodes MAYKNQQEFIEAIEKAGELVRIKSYVDPKLEMAEITDRMSKEPGGGKAILFENTGYEFPVLMNAYGSEKRMCLALGVDQLDDVARDIEHLFKLLSAPKEGLIDKLRLLPKLSAFASWMPKVKKGRGACQEVVITDNPDITKLPVITCWPQDGGPFITLPVINTKDPNNHIRNVGMYRMQVFGPQLTAMHWHKHKVSAKHFNEYKKLNKRMPVAVALGGDPAYAYSATAPLPENVDEYMLAGFLRKKKVELVKCITQPEIEVPADADFVIEGYVDPSDELLWEGPFGDHTGYYSLPDWYPKFHITAITHKKNPVYPATIVGIPPQEDAWLGKATERIFLAPIKMTLVPEIEDMEMPVEGVFHNLVITKIHKDYAGQGQKVMNAMWGAGQMMFNKILVLVSQTADGGALKLSDYKAGARELFRNLNPATDVSFSQGPMDVLDHSCSKMGFGGKMCIDGTLKFEEEIQDDYKMTTLQTGIDFAGLLSGRFTDITGINDRLTKEQIPVLILSVKKNRKGHIKELHREIAILPGMEQIKMILYVEHTVNASDLALALWRFCNNLDPVRDHVLAPTSKEGYSCLGLDGTIKTKAFDNFQRDWPNIIVADDATIKAIDEKWKSLGIGAFIPSPSLKYKDQMYGQEAVAATE; translated from the coding sequence ATGGCATATAAAAATCAACAGGAATTTATTGAAGCAATTGAAAAAGCGGGAGAGCTGGTTCGCATAAAAAGCTATGTGGACCCGAAACTGGAAATGGCCGAGATCACCGACCGGATGAGCAAAGAACCCGGAGGTGGAAAGGCCATTCTGTTTGAAAATACCGGGTATGAGTTCCCGGTTTTAATGAACGCGTATGGCAGCGAAAAAAGAATGTGCCTGGCACTGGGTGTGGATCAGCTGGATGATGTGGCCCGCGATATCGAGCACCTGTTTAAATTGTTGTCTGCTCCAAAAGAAGGGCTTATCGATAAACTCAGATTATTGCCCAAACTGAGCGCCTTCGCATCCTGGATGCCAAAAGTAAAAAAGGGCAGAGGCGCCTGCCAGGAAGTGGTCATTACGGACAACCCGGATATTACAAAATTACCGGTGATCACCTGCTGGCCCCAGGATGGAGGACCTTTTATTACCCTTCCGGTCATCAATACAAAGGACCCCAATAATCATATCCGCAATGTGGGCATGTATCGCATGCAGGTATTCGGACCTCAACTTACAGCCATGCACTGGCACAAGCATAAAGTATCGGCAAAACATTTTAACGAATATAAAAAGCTGAATAAAAGAATGCCGGTGGCAGTAGCACTGGGGGGGGACCCGGCCTATGCTTATTCGGCAACTGCACCGTTGCCCGAAAATGTGGACGAATATATGCTCGCCGGTTTTCTGCGGAAGAAGAAGGTGGAACTGGTAAAGTGTATCACCCAACCCGAGATAGAGGTACCCGCCGATGCGGATTTTGTGATCGAAGGCTATGTAGATCCTTCCGATGAGTTGTTGTGGGAAGGGCCTTTTGGTGATCATACCGGTTATTATTCACTTCCGGACTGGTATCCCAAATTTCATATTACTGCCATCACGCATAAAAAGAACCCGGTATATCCTGCCACCATCGTGGGTATTCCTCCGCAGGAAGATGCCTGGCTGGGTAAGGCTACCGAACGTATTTTCCTGGCGCCCATCAAAATGACACTGGTGCCGGAAATCGAAGACATGGAAATGCCTGTGGAGGGAGTATTTCATAACCTGGTGATTACAAAAATTCATAAGGACTATGCAGGGCAGGGACAAAAAGTGATGAATGCCATGTGGGGTGCAGGACAGATGATGTTTAACAAGATCCTGGTGCTGGTTTCGCAAACTGCTGACGGAGGTGCGCTGAAACTAAGCGATTATAAAGCCGGTGCCCGTGAACTCTTCAGGAACCTGAATCCCGCTACTGACGTATCATTCAGCCAGGGACCGATGGATGTGCTGGATCACAGTTGCAGTAAAATGGGCTTTGGCGGAAAGATGTGCATCGATGGCACCTTGAAATTTGAAGAAGAAATACAGGATGATTATAAAATGACAACGCTGCAAACGGGAATTGATTTTGCCGGTCTGCTCTCCGGGCGCTTTACTGATATTACGGGTATTAATGATCGATTGACAAAAGAACAGATCCCTGTTTTGATCCTTTCGGTTAAAAAGAACCGGAAGGGGCATATTAAAGAACTGCACCGGGAAATTGCAATATTGCCGGGTATGGAACAAATAAAAATGATCCTTTATGTGGAGCATACCGTTAATGCTTCCGACCTGGCCCTGGCGTTATGGCGCTTTTGCAATAACCTGGACCCGGTACGCGATCATGTACTGGCGCCCACTTCAAAAGAAGGCTATAGCTGTCTCGGGCTGGATGGCACCATCAAAACCAAAGCCTTTGATAATTTTCAGCGGGACTGGCCCAATATCATTGTGGCAGATGATGCCACTATTAAAGCGATCGATGAAAAATGGAAATCGCTGGGGATCGGGGCTTTTATTCCTTCGCCTTCGTTAAAATACAAAGACCAGATGTATGGACAGGAGGCTGTGGCTGCGACGGAGTAG
- a CDS encoding family 43 glycosylhydrolase produces the protein MSRFKIHLLTTCLLLTGIASRAQLLPEMYYSDSGVIAKPVAKDPKVIYFKGKYLMYYSVPGRDNKNWSIGIAISDDLTHWKKTGSLEPGASYEKNGLCAPGALVKDGKVNLFYQTYGNGKNDAICHAVSEDGIHFTRNSTNPIFRPSGNWTCGRAIDAEVVAFKNRYFLYFATRDPDYKIQMQGVAATASLNTSFNRNEWTQLTDSAILKPELPWEKNCIEAASCVQQGKYLYMFYAGGYNNEPQQIGIARSADGIRWQRLSDRPFLPNGAPGSWNESESGHPDIFKTKDQRYYLFFQGNNDKGRTWHLSKKEVRYRNGWILDKE, from the coding sequence ATGAGCCGTTTTAAAATACACCTGCTGACCACCTGTTTGCTTCTTACAGGCATCGCTTCCAGGGCGCAGCTGCTGCCGGAAATGTATTACAGTGACTCCGGCGTAATCGCAAAGCCGGTGGCCAAAGACCCCAAAGTGATTTATTTTAAGGGGAAATACCTGATGTATTATTCTGTGCCTGGCCGTGATAATAAGAACTGGAGTATTGGTATAGCCATTAGTGACGACCTGACACACTGGAAGAAAACCGGCAGTCTGGAACCAGGGGCCAGCTATGAAAAAAACGGACTTTGCGCTCCCGGAGCCCTTGTGAAGGATGGAAAAGTAAACCTGTTCTACCAGACCTATGGCAATGGGAAAAATGACGCGATCTGCCATGCGGTGTCGGAAGACGGCATTCATTTTACCCGGAACAGTACCAACCCTATTTTCAGGCCATCCGGAAACTGGACCTGCGGAAGGGCCATTGATGCGGAGGTGGTGGCATTTAAAAACAGGTACTTCCTGTATTTCGCTACCCGCGATCCTGATTATAAAATACAGATGCAGGGAGTTGCCGCAACCGCCTCGCTGAATACCAGTTTCAACAGAAACGAATGGACACAACTCACCGACAGCGCAATATTGAAACCAGAACTTCCCTGGGAGAAAAACTGCATAGAAGCAGCGTCCTGCGTGCAGCAGGGAAAATACCTGTATATGTTTTATGCGGGCGGCTATAATAACGAGCCCCAACAGATCGGCATCGCCCGCAGCGCCGACGGGATCCGCTGGCAGCGTTTATCCGACCGGCCTTTTTTACCTAATGGTGCACCGGGCTCCTGGAATGAAAGCGAATCGGGGCACCCGGATATTTTTAAAACAAAAGACCAACGTTATTATTTATTCTTCCAGGGCAACAATGATAAAGGACGCACCTGGCACCTGTCAAAAAAAGAAGTGCGATACCGCAATGGTTGGATACTGGATAAAGAATAA
- a CDS encoding dipeptide epimerase, whose product MKCTYYPFDLKFRHPFTISKGTKTHQPTLIVELEHFGLKGYGEAPAISYYHITVEDMIRDLEAKKQMIERFAFTEPERYWHFLHHLLPKNPFLVCALDMAAWDLWGKLSGKPLYKIWKGDPANSPLTDFTIGIDTPEKMVAKLKERPWPVYKVKVGTADDLAIVKALRDATEVPLRVDANAGWDLDTALKLIPELEALGVEYVEQPLAKDNWEDMRILYERSSLPLYADESCVFEQDVEKCVGHFHGINIKLTKCSGITPALRMIQDARKKGLKIMTGCMNESTVGSAAIAHLAPFIDHVDVDGPLLLEEDVATGLEYDYGRLIYNNEPGLGIEYKGLFQVKSE is encoded by the coding sequence GTGAAGTGTACGTATTACCCGTTTGATTTAAAATTCAGACATCCTTTTACCATTTCAAAAGGAACAAAAACCCACCAGCCTACGTTGATCGTGGAGCTGGAGCATTTTGGTCTCAAAGGCTATGGGGAGGCGCCGGCGATCAGCTATTATCATATAACTGTCGAGGACATGATACGGGACCTGGAAGCAAAAAAACAGATGATCGAACGGTTCGCTTTCACAGAGCCGGAACGGTACTGGCATTTTTTACATCACCTGCTGCCAAAGAATCCGTTCCTGGTATGTGCACTGGATATGGCCGCCTGGGATCTGTGGGGGAAGCTGTCTGGCAAGCCGCTTTATAAGATCTGGAAAGGAGACCCGGCCAATAGCCCACTGACGGATTTTACAATTGGTATTGATACGCCCGAGAAGATGGTGGCCAAATTAAAAGAGCGGCCCTGGCCGGTATATAAGGTGAAGGTAGGTACAGCAGATGACCTTGCTATTGTTAAGGCACTGCGGGACGCAACCGAAGTGCCGTTGCGGGTGGATGCCAATGCCGGCTGGGACCTGGATACTGCGCTGAAGCTGATACCGGAGCTGGAAGCCCTGGGAGTGGAGTATGTGGAACAGCCGCTGGCAAAAGACAACTGGGAAGACATGCGTATTTTGTATGAGCGGTCCTCCCTGCCGTTGTATGCTGATGAATCCTGTGTGTTTGAGCAGGATGTTGAAAAATGTGTTGGCCATTTTCATGGGATCAATATTAAACTCACCAAATGCAGCGGTATCACACCGGCATTACGCATGATACAGGATGCCAGGAAAAAAGGACTGAAGATCATGACGGGGTGTATGAACGAAAGTACGGTGGGCTCGGCGGCCATCGCACACCTGGCGCCCTTTATCGACCATGTGGATGTGGACGGACCCCTGCTGCTGGAAGAAGATGTGGCCACCGGCCTGGAATATGATTACGGCCGGCTTATTTATAATAATGAACCGGGACTGGGGATTGAATATAAAGGATTGTTTCAGGTGAAAAGTGAATAG